The Rhododendron vialii isolate Sample 1 chromosome 6a, ASM3025357v1 genome includes a window with the following:
- the LOC131328597 gene encoding probable LRR receptor-like serine/threonine-protein kinase At3g47570 produces the protein MLCFLYRCSFRKKTNVSSFRLLGNSFLELSYRSLLKATDGFSPANLIGVGGFGSVYRGTIDHGEKVVAIKVLNLQAAGASKSFIAECKALKNIKHRNLVKVLTACSSVDYQGNDFKALVYEFMVNGSLEEWLHPNENGHGVRNESRSLNLFQRLNIAIDVASALDYLHHHIS, from the coding sequence ATGTTGTGTTTCCTTTATCGCTGCTCGTttagaaagaaaacaaatgtaTCTTCTTTCAGGTTATTAGGGAACTCGTTTCTGGAATTGTCGTACCGAAGTCTACTTAAAGCTACTGATGGGTTCTCTCCAGCCAATTTGATTGGCGTCGGTGGCTTTGGGTCAGTGTATAGAGGAACTATTGATCATGGAGAAAAAGTTGTTGCAATTAAGGTACTAAATCTTCAAGCCGCTGGAGCTTCCAAGAGTTTCATAGCCGAGTGTAAAGCCTTGAAGAATATCAAACACCGAAATCTTGTTAAGGTGCTCACAGCATGTTCAAGTGTTGATTATCAAGGCAATGATTTCAAAGCTCTCGTATATGAATTCATGGTCAATGGAAGCCTCGAGGAGTGGTTGCATCCAAATGAGAATGGACATGGGGTGCGTAATGAGTCAAGAAGTTTAAATCTTTTTCAGAGGTTAAACATTGCAATTGATGTTGCTTCTGCACTTGATTATCTCCACCATCATATCTCATAA
- the LOC131330119 gene encoding receptor kinase-like protein Xa21, producing the protein MGLLFSWSLFLTLLLSASVAETVHGGNETDRLALLLFKAQITGDPFGTFDSWNESIHFCQWVGVTCGRRHRTRVIGLNLDHQKLEGPISPHIGNLSFLKELSLSNDSFSHETPPQLGRLKRLQLLEMTNNSFTGEIPANISFCSNLITLTLGGNILLGKIPVELDSLSKLQVLEFASNHLTGGIPSSLGNLSSLRCFSVQVNSIGGSIPHALGKLKKLEVLALGHYILVGTIPFSIFNVSSLTQFNVGSNQLQGMLPSELGNTLPNLRFIEVSLNLYTGSIPICISNATKLYHIGFAGNKFTGKVPYLEKLKNLGRLILAENHFGYGEADDLSFPNSLTNATHFTHLFLTTNNFGGLLPNTISNFSTNMVTLHIDNNKIVGSIPTRLANLVNLQILCLSVNRLTGQVPSDIGKLQNLEFLGLFGNKFYGNIPSSIGNLTRLTKLLLYENNLHGSIPSSVGKCQMLVHLRLHQNNLIGTVPREVMSLSSLVHLHISRNNLTGSLPMEIGILKNLEELYVSENMLSSEIPSSLGSCIKLRLLYMEGNKFSGALPSSLSNLRGMEEIDISHSNFSGQIPTISRTFTSCTN; encoded by the coding sequence ATGGGTCTGCTATTTTCATGGTCATTATTCCTTACACTCTTGCTTTCGGCTTCAGTTGCCGAGACTGTTCATGGCGGGAACGAGACTGACCGACTAGCCCTGCTCTTGTTCAAGGCCCAAATCACGGGCGATCCTTTTGGAACTTTTGACTCGTGGAATGAATCCATCCACTTCTGCCAATGGGTTGGCGTAACATGTGGCCGCCGTCACCGCACGAGGGTCATTGGGTTGAACTTGGATCATCAAAAATTGGAGGGACCCATATCGCCTCACATTGGAAACCTGAGCTTTCTTAAGGAACTATCGCTGAGTAACGACAGCTTCAGCCATGAAACCCCTCCACAACTTGGCCGTTTGAAAAGGCTACAACTGCTAGAGATGACTAACAATTCATTTACCGGTGAAATTCCCGCCAACATATCTTTTTGCTCTAACCTCATTACTCTTACCCTTGGTGGAAATATATTATTGGGGAAAATCCCCGTGGAGCTTGATTCCCTCTCTAAGCTACAGGTGCTGGAATTTGCAAGTAACCATCTCACTGGAGGAATTCCTTCATCGTTAGGTAATCTATCGTCTCTGAGATGCTTCTCGGTGCAAGTTAATAGTATTGGTGGGAGTATTCCTCATGCACTGGGAAAATTGAAAAAGCTAGAAGTTCTTGCACTTGGACATTATATTTTGGTTGGTACCATTCCTTTCTCTATCTTTAATGTCTCTTCTCTCACACAATTTAATGTGGGGTCTAACCAACTTCAAGGTATGCTTCCCTCAGAACTCGGAAATACTCTTCCTAATCTTCGATTCATTGAAGTTAGCTTGAACTTATACACTGGATCAATTCCCATTTGCATATCAAATGCCACCAAACTATACCACATTGGTTTCGCAGGTAACAAGTTTACCGGAAAAGTGCCTTATTTGGAGAAGTTGAAAAATCTTGGGCGGTTAATCTTGGCTGAAAATCATTTCGGATATGGGGAAGCTGATGACTTGAGTTTTCCCAATTCTTTAACCAATGCTACGCATTTCACCCATCTATTTCTGACCACAAACAATTTCGGAGGGTTATTACCCAACACGATCAGCAATTTCTCAACTAATATGGTCACTTTGCACATAGATAACAATAAAATAGTTGGGAGCATCCCAACTAGACTAGCGAATCTGGTCAATTTACAAATTCTTTGTCTATCTGTCAACCGTTTGACAGGTCAAGTTCCTTCTGATATTGGTAAGCTTCAAAATTTAGAGTTTTTGGGTCTCTTCGGTAACAAATTCTACGGGAACATCCCGTCGTCCATCGGAAATTTAACTCGATTAACAAAACTTCTACTGTATGAAAACAATCTTCATGGAAGCATCCCTTCAAGTGTGGGCAAATGCCAAATGTTGGTGCACCTAAGACTTCATCAAAACAATCTTATCGGTACCGTACCTAGAGAAGTTATGAGTCTCTCATCACTAGTCCATTTGCACATTTCTCGAAACAATTTGACTGGTTCTCTTCCAATGGAAattggaattttaaaaaatctcgAGGAACTATATGTTTCTGAGAACATGTTATCTAGTGAAATTCCAAGCAGTCTTGGTAGCTGCATAAAATTGAGATTGCTATACATGGAGGGTAACAAATTCTCGGGTGCGCTTCCTTCATCTTTAAGTAACTTGAGAGGTATGGAGGAAATAGATATTTCTCACAGCAATTTCTCAGGACAAATCCCAACTATTTCGAGGACTTTCACTTCTTGCACAAATTGA